The Alphaproteobacteria bacterium genome contains the following window.
GATCATTGATGGTCAGCTCAAAGTAGGCGAAAAGATCAAATTTATGTCAACAGGCGGTGTGCGTCTGATCGATCGCGTTGGTATTTTTACGCCAAAAGCTGTGATGACAGGCGAGTTGAATCCGGGTGAAATTGGCTTTATCACTGCAGGTATTAAAGATATTACTGAGACAAAAATTGGTGATACGTTAACCTATGAAAAAAATCCTTGTGCTGAAGCACTGCCAGGCTTTAAGCCCTCAATTCCTGTGGTCTTTTGCAGTTTGTTTCCTGTTGATGCAGGTGATTTTGAAAAGCTGCGTGAGAGTCTCGGTAAGCTTGCTTTAAACGATGCCAGCTTCCATTTTGAGCCAGAAACCTCTGCGGCTCTTGGTTTTGGTTTCCGTTGTGGGTTTTTGGGTCTTTTGCATATGGAAATCATTCAAGAGCGTCTAGAACGGGAGTTTGATTTAGATCTGATTGCAACAGCGCCTTCAGTGAGCTATCACATTTATATGAAAAACGGTGACATGATTGAGCTTCATAACCCATCAGATATGCCAGATGTGATGAAAATTGATCATATTGAAGAGCCATGGATCAAAGCTACCATTTTTGTGCCAGATGAATATTTAGGTTCATTGCTTCAGCTTTGTAGTGATCGCAGAGGATCGCAAAAAGAACTTACCTATGTGGGCGGAAGGGCGATGATTATTTATGAATTGCCGCTCAATGAAGTCGTTTTTGATTTTTATGATCGTCTGAAATCTCTATCACGTGGTTATGCAAGTTTTGATTATGAGCTTGGTGACTATAAAGAGGGTGATTTGGTGAAGATGTCAATCTTGGTGAATAATGAGCCTGTTGATGCTTTGTCAATTATTACACATAAATCAGCGGCTGAAAAACGCGGAAGGTCCTTGTGTGAGCGTTTGAAAGAGCTGATTCCAAGGCAAATGTTCCAGATTGCTATTCAAGCAGCCATTGGCGGTAAGGTTATTGCGCGTGAATCTTTGTCTGCTTTACGTAAGGATGTTCTAGCAAAATGTTACGGTGGTGACGTGAGCCGGAAACGTAAACTTCTTGAGAAGCAAAAAGAAGGTAAAAAACGGATGCGTCAGTTCGGACAGGTCGAAATTCCGCAATCGGCCTTTTTATCAGCTCTGAAAATGGGCGATGACAAAAAATAACTTGCATTTTTGTCTTGGATCGCTTATAAATTCTTGATTGCCTCTTTCATCAAGGTTTTCCTTTATGAAGAGGATAATAAAATAGGTAAAATAATTTGACTCTCTCCGGAGAGCTTGGATTGTTTTTTATTTTGCACTCCTTGCCGGCAT
Protein-coding sequences here:
- the lepA gene encoding translation elongation factor 4, yielding MSASHQKNIRNFSIIAHIDHGKSTLADRLIQFCGGLTDREMKEQVLDSMEIERERGITIKAQTVRLNYKGKDGKDYILNLMDTPGHVDFAYEVSRSLEACEGSLLVVDASQGVEAQTLANVYQAIDHSHEIIPVLNKIDLPAAEPDQVKQQIEDVIGLDTSDALMISAKTGIGIESVLDAIVDRLPSPIGDPDAPLKAMLVDSWYDSYLGVVILVRIIDGQLKVGEKIKFMSTGGVRLIDRVGIFTPKAVMTGELNPGEIGFITAGIKDITETKIGDTLTYEKNPCAEALPGFKPSIPVVFCSLFPVDAGDFEKLRESLGKLALNDASFHFEPETSAALGFGFRCGFLGLLHMEIIQERLEREFDLDLIATAPSVSYHIYMKNGDMIELHNPSDMPDVMKIDHIEEPWIKATIFVPDEYLGSLLQLCSDRRGSQKELTYVGGRAMIIYELPLNEVVFDFYDRLKSLSRGYASFDYELGDYKEGDLVKMSILVNNEPVDALSIITHKSAAEKRGRSLCERLKELIPRQMFQIAIQAAIGGKVIARESLSALRKDVLAKCYGGDVSRKRKLLEKQKEGKKRMRQFGQVEIPQSAFLSALKMGDDKK